In Terriglobia bacterium, the following are encoded in one genomic region:
- a CDS encoding ParA family protein codes for MSPKTIATINFKGGVGKTTITWCLGDILSTMSQGRVLMFDLDAQMSLTQAIALNENTGNLEERFGTWYEKAVERKKTIFDALDAFTKPAASHFDFSVGFDFIYQITDQFHFVPSVEDLYWQELEVFDREGVKDFVRRLLGKITNSSKLPRYDYVLFDCPPSFTLLTYSVLSCCDLVLIPVNPDFFASRGTSLILNSLRLRIEPHPLPKIGVFMNKAKTWSNAPTREVQFYAREVERVCNDAVNAQKINARYFKSYIRERVGIKRAITGGGVPWDVVGDFKNLWRECVEYLQ; via the coding sequence ATGAGCCCTAAGACCATTGCGACAATCAACTTCAAGGGGGGAGTGGGCAAGACGACCATTACGTGGTGTCTGGGAGACATTCTTTCCACTATGTCTCAGGGGCGCGTGCTGATGTTCGACCTGGACGCTCAAATGTCGCTTACCCAAGCAATTGCCTTGAACGAAAACACTGGCAATTTGGAAGAGCGATTTGGGACTTGGTACGAAAAAGCCGTTGAGCGGAAGAAAACGATCTTTGACGCGCTGGACGCATTTACCAAACCTGCGGCGTCCCATTTCGACTTCTCTGTGGGCTTCGATTTTATCTATCAGATCACTGATCAATTTCACTTTGTTCCATCTGTCGAGGACTTATATTGGCAGGAACTTGAAGTTTTCGACCGCGAGGGCGTTAAGGACTTTGTTCGTCGCCTACTCGGCAAAATCACTAACAGCTCTAAACTGCCTAGATATGATTACGTCCTCTTTGATTGCCCGCCCTCGTTTACTCTTCTCACTTACAGCGTGTTAAGCTGCTGTGACCTCGTCTTGATTCCAGTGAATCCAGATTTCTTCGCCTCACGTGGTACGAGTCTCATTCTGAACTCGCTACGTCTTCGAATCGAGCCCCACCCACTACCCAAAATCGGCGTTTTCATGAACAAAGCCAAGACCTGGAGCAACGCCCCCACCAGGGAAGTTCAATTCTATGCACGTGAAGTTGAACGTGTATGCAATGATGCCGTCAATGCCCAGAAAATTAACGCTCGATACTTTAAGTCCTATATCCGTGAACGCGTCGGCATCAAGCGCGCCATCACCGGCGGCGGGGTTCCTTGGGACGTAGTAGGGGATTTTAAGAACTTGTGGCGCGAATGTGTGGAGTACCTGCAATGA
- a CDS encoding DUF4391 domain-containing protein: protein MTIDNVIAALDLPAGARVNRRVPKKLLVEHGAPTAADKRRINDGIEDVQWLAALKPTTIGVPEFRDTAREYLEIAVLSVALRSGAQAGRLAELIHRAVPYPVFLIVSEGYQLAISLAHKRWSHGETGATVLDGDAVAADLGTGQDGGFGQAFVDALPIARQPRANLFALYQGWMDTILALLAARVTGTFATAGSPEHAAARRSALVDCARLDAQIAGLRAAAAKETQLARRVELNLELKRMQVEYSAVRAKL, encoded by the coding sequence ATGACCATCGATAACGTCATCGCCGCCCTCGACTTGCCCGCCGGCGCGCGCGTAAACCGGCGTGTGCCTAAGAAGCTGTTGGTGGAGCACGGCGCGCCCACCGCCGCCGACAAACGCCGCATCAATGATGGCATCGAGGACGTGCAATGGCTGGCCGCGCTCAAACCGACCACCATCGGCGTGCCGGAGTTTCGCGACACCGCGCGGGAGTATCTGGAGATCGCGGTGCTGAGCGTGGCGCTGCGGTCAGGTGCGCAGGCCGGTCGGCTGGCGGAGCTGATCCACCGTGCCGTGCCGTATCCGGTGTTCCTGATTGTCTCCGAGGGCTACCAGCTTGCGATCTCGCTCGCCCACAAGCGCTGGTCGCACGGCGAGACGGGCGCTACAGTACTCGACGGCGATGCGGTCGCCGCGGACCTTGGGACAGGGCAGGACGGTGGATTCGGGCAAGCGTTTGTTGATGCACTGCCAATCGCCCGGCAGCCGCGCGCAAACTTGTTTGCGCTCTACCAGGGGTGGATGGATACCATCCTGGCGCTGCTCGCTGCCCGAGTGACCGGCACATTCGCAACGGCGGGATCGCCCGAACACGCCGCGGCGCGCCGGAGCGCGCTCGTGGATTGCGCACGTCTTGATGCGCAGATAGCGGGCCTGCGCGCCGCTGCAGCCAAGGAAACGCAGCTTGCCCGACGAGTGGAGTTGAATCTGGAACTCAAGCGCATGCAGGTGGAATACTCTGCTGTCCGCGCCAAGTTATGA
- a CDS encoding transcriptional coactivator p15/PC4 family protein, with translation MREDIVIAKIRKNAASEIWVVAKGYAEKRTCDVREYFHPADSPEWLPTKKGVSIPLELLAQTIDAVEEMAGRKTVGQVCELPRGNKAKMRFAICEYQNHTYAEVRIYYNNGASDDDWKPGKGVTVPLAMLIPLVEALRLAEDATASC, from the coding sequence TTGCGCGAAGATATCGTAATTGCAAAGATCAGAAAAAATGCAGCTAGCGAAATTTGGGTAGTTGCAAAGGGATATGCAGAAAAGCGGACGTGCGACGTCAGGGAGTACTTTCACCCTGCGGACAGTCCGGAATGGCTGCCCACTAAGAAAGGCGTATCGATTCCCCTTGAACTACTTGCCCAAACCATCGATGCGGTGGAAGAGATGGCCGGAAGAAAAACTGTGGGTCAAGTCTGCGAGCTTCCACGGGGCAACAAGGCGAAAATGCGTTTCGCAATATGCGAGTACCAGAATCACACGTATGCGGAGGTAAGGATCTATTACAACAACGGGGCAAGTGACGATGACTGGAAACCGGGCAAAGGCGTGACGGTGCCACTAGCGATGCTTATTCCACTTGTAGAGGCGCTTCGGTTGGCGGAGGATGCAACGGCCTCTTGCTAA
- a CDS encoding site-specific DNA-methyltransferase, whose translation MKKLTTNDTETRSADIVAENIAQLKTLFPETLTEGKLDFEVLKQLLGDAVDERDEKYGLNWHGKRRARQLALTPSTGTLRPCPEDSVDWDTTKNLMIEGDNLEVLKLLQKSYAGKVKLIYIDPPYNTGSDFVYPDDFQDNIRNYLQLTGQLEGGRKISTNTEASGRFHTDWLNMMYPRLRTCRQLLSQEGAIFVSCDDSENANLRLALDDVFGPENFIAQFVWRSRQFTDARAVTNVSTDHEYLLCYARDSGFSVRGVERDESKFTNADSDPRGPWMSRSLLGLATRDQRPNLHYDIVEPETGRRFPPNPSTGWRYGPEKMQSLIQDKCILFPKKDDGRPREKKFRKDMNSEFIAFRSIIEGTYTADGTQEIRTLFGAEVFSFPKPAELVRQIIAQVAGASDIILDFFAGSGSTGQAVVAQNAADGGNRRFILVQLPEPLDPENKDQKVAADFCEKLRKPRTIAELTKERLRRASKKIKNENPMFPGDMGFRVFKLDSSNIRAWEPDRDNLPKTLDESVEHLKTDRTEADILYELLLKLGLDLCVPIERKVIAAKTVHSIGGGVLLACLADKITRDEVEPLGQGIIAWHKALAPAGDTTCIFRDSAFADDVAKTNLAAILNQHGLANVRSL comes from the coding sequence ATGAAAAAGCTGACCACTAATGACACCGAAACCCGCTCCGCCGACATTGTGGCGGAGAACATCGCGCAGTTGAAGACGCTCTTTCCTGAGACGCTTACCGAAGGGAAGCTAGATTTCGAGGTACTGAAACAACTGCTCGGCGACGCGGTGGACGAGCGTGACGAGAAGTACGGTCTCAACTGGCACGGCAAGCGTCGCGCCCGCCAGCTTGCGCTAACGCCTTCCACCGGCACGCTGCGCCCCTGTCCGGAGGACAGTGTGGACTGGGATACCACGAAGAACCTGATGATCGAGGGGGACAACCTCGAAGTCCTGAAACTCCTGCAAAAGTCCTACGCCGGGAAGGTAAAACTTATCTACATCGACCCTCCGTACAACACCGGCAGTGACTTCGTCTATCCCGACGACTTTCAGGACAATATCAGGAACTACCTGCAGCTTACCGGGCAGCTGGAGGGCGGGCGGAAGATCAGCACCAACACCGAAGCCAGCGGACGTTTTCACACCGACTGGCTAAATATGATGTATCCACGCCTGCGTACCTGCCGACAATTGCTTTCGCAAGAAGGGGCGATATTCGTCTCTTGCGATGACTCCGAGAATGCGAATCTACGACTGGCTCTCGACGACGTCTTCGGGCCGGAGAACTTTATCGCGCAGTTCGTATGGAGATCACGACAGTTCACCGACGCACGCGCGGTAACCAATGTGTCGACCGATCACGAATACCTTCTGTGTTATGCGCGAGACTCTGGTTTTTCCGTTCGGGGCGTCGAACGCGATGAATCCAAGTTCACCAATGCAGATAGCGATCCGCGAGGGCCATGGATGAGTCGTAGCCTTCTCGGTTTAGCCACCCGCGACCAGAGACCGAATCTTCACTATGACATCGTTGAACCGGAGACTGGGCGGAGGTTTCCCCCCAATCCGTCTACTGGTTGGAGGTATGGCCCGGAGAAGATGCAGTCCTTGATCCAAGACAAGTGCATCTTGTTCCCCAAAAAGGATGACGGTCGCCCCCGCGAAAAGAAGTTTCGCAAGGACATGAACTCTGAATTTATCGCGTTCAGAAGCATAATTGAAGGAACATACACAGCGGACGGTACCCAGGAGATCCGCACGTTATTTGGGGCAGAAGTATTTAGCTTTCCGAAGCCAGCAGAACTCGTGCGACAGATTATTGCGCAGGTAGCTGGCGCCAGCGATATCATCCTGGACTTTTTTGCTGGCTCAGGCAGCACAGGACAGGCTGTGGTCGCGCAGAACGCTGCGGATGGTGGAAACCGCCGTTTCATTCTGGTCCAGCTTCCCGAGCCGCTGGACCCCGAAAACAAGGACCAGAAAGTCGCTGCGGACTTCTGTGAGAAGCTGCGCAAGCCCCGCACCATCGCCGAACTAACCAAGGAGCGCCTCCGCCGTGCCTCGAAAAAGATCAAGAACGAGAACCCGATGTTCCCAGGCGACATGGGCTTCCGCGTCTTCAAGCTCGACTCTAGCAACATCCGCGCGTGGGAGCCGGACCGCGATAATCTGCCGAAGACACTTGATGAGTCGGTCGAACACCTCAAGACCGACCGCACCGAGGCGGACATCCTCTACGAACTGCTGCTCAAACTCGGCCTCGACCTCTGCGTGCCCATCGAGCGGAAGGTGATCGCTGCCAAAACCGTGCACAGCATCGGCGGCGGCGTGTTGCTTGCGTGCCTAGCCGACAAGATCACCCGCGATGAGGTCGAACCGCTCGGGCAGGGTATCATCGCCTGGCATAAGGCTCTCGCACCCGCCGGCGACACAACCTGTATCTTCCGGGACAGCGCATTTGCCGACGATGTCGCCAAGACTAACCTCGCGGCCATCCTCAACCAACACGGTCTTGCCAACGTTCGAAGCCTGTAG
- a CDS encoding DEAD/DEAH box helicase family protein, translated as MKLHFEPNLDYQLQAIEAVCDLFRGQEICRTEFTVTTGAVGGAFLPGMESELGVGNRLTLLDDELLKNLGDIQLHNSLPPSGTLASGDFTVEMETGTGKTYVYLRTIFELNKRYGFTKFVIVVPSVAIKEGVYKTLQITEDHFKGLYAGVPFDYFLYDSGKLGQVRNFATSQQIQIMVVTVGAINKKDVNNLYKDSEKTGGEKPIDLIKATRPIVIVDEPQSVDGGLEGRGKEALDAMNPLCTLRYSATHVDKHHMVYRLDAVDAYERKLVKQIEVAAATVADAHNKPYVRVLKVESKRGTISAKVELDMQIASAIKRQQVTVQDGDNLEQTTRRAIYADCRIGEIRVAKGNEYVELRVPGGEQYLRPGQAWGDVDALSVQREMIRRTIREHLDKEKRLRSQGIKVLSLFFIDEVARYRQYNADGNPVKGDYARIFEEEYRRAANLPDYRTLFQEVDLTRAAEEVHNGYFSIDKKGSWIDTDENNQSNRDNAERAYNLIMKEKEKLLSFETPLKFIFSHSALKEGWDNPNVFQICTLRDIQTERERRQTIGRGLRLCVNQNGDRLRGFEVNTLTVIAMESYEQFAENLQKEIEADTGIRFGIVEEHQFAAIAVAAPDGTTTPLGVEQSKALWEHLKAAGHIDTKGKVQDSLKKALKDGKLEVPEAFTAQLDQITAVLKKAAGRLEIKNADERRQVRPRQAVLHSAEFKALWDRIKHKTTYRVYFDNEKLVESCTRALENAPPIAKTRLQWRKANIAIGKAGVEATERNGAATVVLDEGDIELPDLLTDLQDRTQLTRRSIQRMLSASGRLDDFKRNPQQFIELAAEAINRCKRLAVVDGIKYQRLGDEHYYAQELFEQEELTGYLKNLLAVKKSVYEEVVYDSDTEARFADQLEKNTAIKVYAKLPRWFTIPTPLGSYNPDWAVLVEKDGCERLYFVVETKSGLFADDLRNTEHAKIECGRAHFKALSVSETPARYIVARSLDQLLD; from the coding sequence ATGAAACTGCACTTCGAACCCAACCTCGACTACCAGCTACAGGCCATCGAAGCGGTGTGCGACCTCTTCCGTGGCCAGGAGATCTGTCGAACGGAGTTCACCGTCACAACGGGCGCGGTCGGCGGCGCCTTTTTGCCCGGCATGGAGAGCGAGCTCGGCGTTGGCAACCGACTCACCCTGCTCGACGACGAGTTGCTCAAGAACCTCGGCGACATCCAGCTCCACAACAGCCTGCCGCCGTCCGGCACGCTCGCCTCCGGCGATTTTACGGTGGAGATGGAGACCGGCACCGGCAAAACCTACGTCTACCTGCGCACGATCTTCGAGTTGAACAAGCGCTATGGCTTCACCAAATTCGTTATCGTAGTGCCGTCGGTGGCGATCAAGGAGGGCGTGTACAAGACGCTCCAGATCACCGAGGATCACTTCAAGGGGCTCTACGCTGGCGTGCCCTTCGACTATTTCCTATATGACTCCGGCAAGCTCGGCCAGGTGCGCAACTTTGCCACCAGCCAGCAGATCCAAATCATGGTGGTGACGGTCGGGGCTATCAACAAGAAGGACGTCAACAACCTCTACAAGGACAGCGAGAAGACCGGTGGCGAGAAGCCTATCGACCTGATCAAGGCCACCCGGCCCATCGTCATCGTGGACGAGCCTCAGAGCGTGGATGGCGGCCTTGAGGGACGCGGGAAGGAAGCCCTCGACGCCATGAACCCGCTCTGCACCCTGCGCTACTCGGCGACGCACGTGGACAAGCACCACATGGTGTATCGCCTCGACGCGGTGGACGCATATGAGCGGAAGCTGGTGAAGCAGATTGAGGTTGCGGCGGCCACCGTGGCGGACGCGCACAACAAGCCCTATGTGCGTGTGCTGAAGGTGGAGAGCAAGCGTGGCACCATTTCCGCGAAGGTCGAGCTGGACATGCAAATTGCAAGCGCGATCAAGCGCCAGCAAGTCACGGTGCAGGACGGCGACAACCTAGAGCAGACTACCCGGCGGGCCATCTATGCCGACTGCCGCATCGGCGAGATCCGGGTTGCCAAGGGCAACGAGTATGTCGAGCTGCGCGTGCCGGGCGGCGAGCAATACCTCAGGCCCGGCCAGGCATGGGGCGACGTGGACGCCCTATCCGTACAGCGCGAGATGATTCGCCGCACGATCCGGGAACATCTCGACAAGGAGAAGCGCCTGCGTTCCCAGGGCATCAAGGTGCTGTCGCTCTTCTTCATCGACGAGGTGGCCCGCTACCGGCAGTACAATGCCGATGGTAATCCTGTGAAGGGTGACTATGCCCGCATCTTCGAGGAGGAGTATCGGCGCGCCGCCAATCTCCCAGACTACCGAACACTGTTTCAGGAAGTGGACCTGACCCGAGCCGCCGAGGAGGTGCACAACGGTTACTTCTCGATCGACAAGAAGGGTAGCTGGATAGACACCGATGAGAACAACCAGAGCAACCGGGACAACGCCGAACGTGCCTACAACCTCATCATGAAGGAGAAAGAAAAGCTCTTAAGCTTCGAGACGCCGCTCAAATTCATCTTCTCCCATTCCGCGCTCAAGGAAGGCTGGGACAACCCCAACGTCTTTCAGATTTGCACCCTGCGCGACATTCAGACCGAGCGCGAACGGCGGCAGACCATCGGCCGCGGCTTGCGCCTTTGCGTCAACCAGAACGGCGATCGTCTGCGCGGCTTTGAGGTGAACACGCTCACAGTGATTGCGATGGAGAGTTACGAGCAGTTCGCCGAGAACCTGCAGAAGGAAATCGAGGCTGATACTGGAATCCGCTTCGGCATCGTCGAGGAGCACCAGTTCGCGGCCATCGCGGTCGCAGCCCCGGATGGGACCACCACGCCGCTAGGCGTCGAGCAGTCAAAGGCGCTCTGGGAGCACCTCAAGGCGGCAGGTCACATCGACACCAAGGGCAAGGTGCAGGACTCCCTCAAGAAGGCGCTTAAGGACGGCAAGCTCGAAGTGCCGGAGGCGTTCACGGCGCAACTCGATCAAATCACCGCCGTACTGAAGAAGGCTGCTGGACGCCTGGAAATCAAGAACGCCGACGAGCGCCGCCAGGTGCGACCGCGGCAGGCGGTGCTGCACAGCGCCGAGTTTAAGGCGCTGTGGGACCGCATCAAGCACAAGACCACCTACCGCGTGTACTTCGACAACGAGAAGCTCGTGGAGAGCTGCACCCGCGCGCTAGAGAACGCGCCGCCGATTGCGAAGACACGCCTGCAGTGGCGCAAAGCTAACATTGCCATCGGCAAAGCGGGAGTGGAGGCCACCGAGCGCAACGGCGCCGCGACCGTGGTGCTCGACGAAGGCGACATCGAGCTGCCCGACCTACTTACCGATCTCCAGGACCGTACGCAGCTCACACGACGCAGCATCCAGCGCATGCTGAGCGCCAGCGGGCGGCTTGATGACTTCAAGCGCAACCCACAACAGTTCATCGAACTGGCCGCCGAGGCCATCAACCGCTGCAAGCGCCTCGCCGTGGTGGATGGTATCAAGTACCAGCGCCTTGGTGACGAGCATTACTACGCGCAGGAGCTGTTCGAGCAGGAAGAACTGACGGGCTACCTGAAGAACTTGCTGGCGGTCAAAAAATCGGTCTACGAGGAGGTAGTCTACGATTCCGACACGGAGGCCCGCTTTGCGGATCAGCTCGAAAAGAACACCGCAATCAAGGTGTATGCGAAGTTGCCTAGGTGGTTCACGATACCGACGCCCCTGGGGAGCTACAATCCCGACTGGGCGGTTTTGGTCGAGAAGGATGGATGTGAGCGACTGTACTTTGTGGTCGAAACCAAGAGCGGTCTCTTTGCCGATGATCTACGCAACACGGAGCATGCCAAGATCGAATGTGGCAGGGCGCACTTTAAGGCGCTAAGTGTCAGCGAGACTCCGGCCAGATACATTGTGGCGCGCTCGCTGGATCAGCTGTTAGATTAA